A DNA window from Candidatus Atribacteria bacterium contains the following coding sequences:
- a CDS encoding TRAP transporter small permease subunit gives MLKILEKVVNYFTWIEDRMLTIAPLLLLIVSIFAVFNRYFFKYSMGWYEEISIYLFMLLVYWGASKAARDESHYSVNIIIDKFKGKVRSYLIIIIWSVCLLISLLGVYFGIKMSLITTMKTVSLKIP, from the coding sequence TTGCTAAAAATACTAGAAAAAGTAGTAAATTATTTTACATGGATTGAAGATAGAATGCTTACTATAGCCCCCCTGCTGTTATTAATAGTAAGTATTTTTGCTGTTTTTAATAGGTATTTTTTTAAATATTCTATGGGCTGGTATGAAGAAATCTCAATATATTTATTTATGTTATTAGTTTATTGGGGTGCCAGCAAGGCAGCAAGAGATGAAAGTCATTATAGTGTTAATATTATAATAGACAAATTTAAAGGTAAAGTTCGAAGTTATTTAATAATAATTATTTGGTCGGTTTGTTTGTTAATTTCATTGTTAGGAGTTTATTTTGGGATTAAAATGAGCCTAATTACTACCATGAAAACAGTTTCACTTAAAATACC
- a CDS encoding TRAP transporter substrate-binding protein, translating into MLKLNENKISLFLILIAMLLLIVSSGYCEAKYKFNAIADEAIWGETGLILQTFESGVKYLSDGDIDIKMFPAGEWGTGEEAGLQSLQLGTLDIVVTMSANLGLYTDALYVFDIPFMFKNLVDAMLFTFASTTEHTPLVKKLLEKASEESGIIVLSMAPMGRRDIFSNKPINSIKDLKGIKIRTMASPIQVDAFNFMGAIATPLPYSECFTALQLKTVDAAENSPAAYTMMKFIEPAPYYFGSDHYSSVVGIAMSKKSWDSLPKAYQNVIRQAAVGAMNVSSIWSLGSADYSLNGEVKNGAKAIVMITPEEKLELRKTVLPKLLDKYGKTIDMDILKTLAEGDKVIADWLEENK; encoded by the coding sequence ATGTTAAAGTTAAATGAAAATAAAATTAGTTTGTTTTTGATATTAATAGCAATGCTTTTGTTGATTGTGTCTTCTGGATATTGTGAGGCAAAATATAAATTCAATGCAATAGCAGATGAAGCCATCTGGGGAGAGACGGGATTAATATTACAAACTTTTGAATCAGGTGTTAAATATCTTAGTGATGGGGATATTGATATCAAAATGTTCCCAGCAGGTGAATGGGGTACAGGTGAAGAGGCAGGTTTGCAATCACTCCAATTAGGAACTTTAGATATAGTAGTAACTATGTCTGCAAATCTTGGTTTGTATACAGACGCCCTTTATGTTTTTGATATTCCTTTTATGTTTAAAAATTTGGTTGATGCAATGTTGTTTACTTTTGCATCAACTACAGAACATACTCCATTGGTTAAAAAATTATTAGAAAAAGCAAGTGAAGAGAGCGGAATAATAGTATTAAGTATGGCACCAATGGGAAGAAGGGATATTTTTTCTAATAAACCTATAAATTCAATTAAAGATCTTAAAGGAATAAAAATCAGAACCATGGCTAGCCCTATACAGGTAGATGCCTTTAACTTTATGGGAGCAATTGCTACACCATTGCCTTATTCAGAATGTTTTACCGCCTTACAATTGAAAACTGTGGATGCTGCAGAAAATTCTCCGGCAGCTTACACCATGATGAAGTTTATTGAACCAGCACCTTACTATTTTGGCTCTGATCACTATTCATCTGTCGTAGGTATAGCAATGAGCAAGAAATCGTGGGATTCGCTCCCTAAGGCATATCAAAACGTTATAAGACAAGCTGCTGTTGGAGCAATGAATGTATCAAGTATATGGTCTTTAGGATCAGCTGACTATTCTTTAAATGGTGAAGTTAAAAATGGTGCAAAAGCAATAGTAATGATTACACCTGAAGAAAAGTTAGAATTAAGAAAGACGGTATTACCAAAATTATTGGATAAATATGGCAAAACAATAGATATGGATATTTTGAAAACATTGGCAGAAGGAGATAAAGTTATAGCTGATTGGTTGGAAGAAAATAAATAA
- a CDS encoding serine dehydratase subunit alpha family protein: protein MEKSQEDLLTLLKRGIAPATGCTEPIAVAYAVAKAKEQTLGNLEYIKVQVDSKIYKNGLIAAIPGTKEKGLIAAAAFGFLAGKTEKGFRVIEGLTDEDIKKAKQLIKENKITIVLNRNLKGLYIEANLVTDQDKIRVIVLDNHLNVVKIEKLDKHNQFKPFRRKRQGFNFSNNFIQEYTLDDFLQFITKTPQEELLFLEDGVMMNLKIAQEGLKIKSGVAFALTNLIHEGLLTDNMITRAQILCAAASEARMSGSRLPVMSTAGSGNHGITTFLTNYAVAEKQKISSEKLIGSLALTHLITFFIKSYTGTLSAMCGCAVAAGIGTSAGVVYLLGGNKEQILGALYNMVGSISGLICDGAKEGCAYKLALSSGWAVQSALLSLKGAIINKNDGIVEADFKKLFKNLGYICDPGMASTDKAILKII, encoded by the coding sequence ATGGAAAAAAGTCAAGAGGATTTACTTACCTTATTAAAAAGAGGAATTGCCCCGGCTACAGGATGCACCGAACCTATTGCAGTTGCCTATGCAGTAGCAAAAGCTAAAGAGCAGACTTTAGGTAATTTAGAATATATAAAAGTTCAAGTTGATTCAAAAATCTACAAGAATGGCCTAATTGCAGCCATACCAGGTACAAAAGAAAAAGGTTTAATTGCCGCCGCCGCTTTTGGTTTTCTTGCCGGAAAGACTGAAAAAGGATTTCGAGTTATCGAAGGATTAACAGATGAAGATATAAAGAAAGCGAAGCAATTAATCAAAGAGAATAAGATAACTATAGTTTTGAACAGAAATTTAAAGGGTCTATATATTGAGGCTAATCTGGTCACTGATCAGGATAAAATCAGAGTCATCGTTTTAGATAACCATCTTAATGTTGTAAAAATAGAAAAACTTGATAAACATAATCAGTTTAAACCCTTTAGAAGAAAAAGGCAAGGTTTTAATTTCTCAAATAATTTTATCCAGGAATATACGTTGGATGATTTCCTGCAATTCATAACTAAAACACCACAAGAGGAATTATTATTTTTAGAAGATGGTGTAATGATGAACTTGAAAATAGCACAGGAAGGATTGAAAATAAAATCAGGTGTCGCTTTCGCGCTTACTAATTTGATTCATGAAGGATTATTGACTGATAATATGATTACTCGAGCTCAAATATTATGTGCCGCTGCCTCAGAAGCCAGAATGTCTGGCAGCAGACTTCCGGTAATGAGTACGGCAGGGAGTGGAAATCATGGTATTACTACTTTCTTGACCAATTATGCGGTCGCAGAAAAACAAAAAATTTCATCAGAAAAATTGATTGGATCCTTGGCATTGACTCATCTGATTACCTTCTTTATTAAATCTTATACTGGTACTTTGTCTGCCATGTGCGGTTGTGCAGTAGCGGCAGGAATAGGAACTAGTGCGGGCGTGGTCTATCTCTTAGGAGGTAATAAAGAGCAAATCCTTGGTGCACTCTATAACATGGTTGGTTCTATTTCTGGCCTCATCTGTGATGGGGCTAAGGAGGGATGTGCTTATAAATTGGCTCTATCTTCTGGATGGGCAGTACAATCAGCATTACTTTCTCTAAAAGGTGCAATAATTAATAAGAATGATGGAATAGTAGAAGCTGATTTTAAAAAATTATTTAAAAATTTAGGTTATATATGTGACCCCGGAATGGCATCTACGGACAAAGCTATACTAAAAATTATATAA
- a CDS encoding RidA family protein, producing the protein MEKEILINHDGPKAIGPYSPALKIGNLVFTSGQLPIDPITGEIVESDIESQTRRSIENLKVALKPYSINLKNIVKVTIFLKDMNHFSRVNEIYGQYFASQFPTRSCIEISRLPKDAQIEIEAIAYCNE; encoded by the coding sequence ATGGAAAAAGAAATATTAATCAATCATGATGGACCTAAAGCAATTGGACCCTATTCTCCTGCTTTGAAAATTGGAAATTTAGTGTTTACTTCAGGACAACTGCCCATTGACCCCATTACAGGAGAAATAGTAGAAAGTGATATTGAATCTCAAACCAGAAGATCAATAGAAAATCTAAAAGTAGCTTTAAAACCTTATTCGATTAATTTAAAAAATATCGTAAAGGTAACTATCTTCCTCAAGGATATGAATCATTTTTCTCGGGTTAATGAGATTTATGGTCAATACTTTGCCAGTCAATTTCCTACTAGAAGTTGTATAGAAATTTCACGCCTTCCCAAAGATGCACAAATAGAAATTGAAGCTATTGCGTATTGCAATGAGTGA
- a CDS encoding transcriptional regulator produces MASDIKINLELKKYISLTEIIAEMFGSRCEVLIHDFSNPQHSIIAIENGHVTGRKVGDPITDFALSAWRKGGFGDIKEDKMVNYKTKTKDGRILKSSTLFIKDKDSKIVGCLCINYDMTGHLMFEKTINEFCTIVDLSEQKEEETFVKDVDEILENIINKAIEEINKPISLMQKEDNLRVVEMVDEKGGFMIKGAIDQLAHSLNVSRYTVYNYLEELKAKKKNNKLEKQYSDNKL; encoded by the coding sequence ATGGCTTCTGATATAAAAATTAACCTTGAATTAAAAAAATATATTTCATTGACTGAGATTATCGCTGAAATGTTTGGAAGTAGATGTGAGGTATTGATTCATGATTTTAGTAATCCTCAACATTCGATTATTGCCATTGAAAACGGCCATGTAACAGGAAGAAAAGTCGGCGATCCTATTACTGACTTTGCTTTAAGCGCATGGCGAAAAGGTGGCTTTGGCGATATCAAGGAAGATAAAATGGTTAACTATAAAACGAAAACAAAAGATGGGAGGATCTTAAAATCTTCCACTCTATTTATAAAAGATAAAGACAGCAAAATTGTGGGATGTTTATGTATCAATTATGATATGACAGGTCACTTAATGTTTGAGAAAACAATAAATGAATTCTGTACTATAGTAGATTTAAGTGAGCAAAAAGAAGAAGAAACCTTTGTTAAAGATGTAGATGAAATTCTTGAAAATATCATTAATAAAGCAATTGAAGAAATAAACAAGCCCATATCGTTAATGCAGAAGGAAGATAATTTGAGAGTAGTAGAAATGGTCGATGAAAAAGGCGGTTTTATGATCAAAGGAGCCATTGATCAATTGGCTCATAGCTTAAATGTTTCTCGTTATACTGTTTATAATTATCTTGAGGAATTAAAAGCAAAAAAGAAAAATAATAAATTAGAAAAACAGTATAGTGATAACAAATTATAA